From a region of the Aeoliella mucimassa genome:
- the serA gene encoding phosphoglycerate dehydrogenase — protein sequence MPSVIVLDKLAQEGLDMLEAAPGITYEVITGLKGEELREALNRFDGAICRSGVKITPESLEGNRQLKAVVRAGVGTDNIDKAAATRAGIVVMNTPAGNTLSTAEHTVALMLALSRNVAPAYQSLIEGRWDRGKFMGTQVAGKTLGVIGLGRIGLAVAERAQGLEMNILGYDPFMTEERAQSLGIELVKTVDEILPRIDYLTVHTPLTEETRNLVDMEQLEIIKPGARLINCARGGIYNEAALAAGLESGKLAGVALDVYPEEPCTENPLFGMPGVVCTPHLGASTEEAQTSVATEAVELLTAFLTTGAIRHAVNVTPLDPKTLESLRGYLDVAYRLGRLAACVQPSGLSSCHLMYRGEIAGKDTKLLTSAFSAGLLEGAMDEPVNLVNAEVVLHDRGIELVEESNSDMGAFRASMSLELFAGDRCQKFTGALFGKEMPRLVAVDGQRLEAYLDGSMLIFHHHDLPGVIGSVGTIFGEHGVNIAQMAVGRTAPGGQAVGVLNLDGAPSDEAIAAIEALPQVTCAKAVNLPAAGELPHWLS from the coding sequence ATGCCCAGCGTTATCGTACTCGACAAATTGGCACAGGAAGGCCTCGACATGCTCGAAGCTGCGCCTGGCATTACCTACGAAGTGATCACCGGTCTGAAAGGCGAAGAGCTTCGCGAGGCTCTGAACCGATTCGATGGAGCGATCTGTCGCAGTGGAGTGAAGATTACGCCCGAATCCCTTGAAGGCAACCGCCAGCTCAAAGCGGTGGTTCGAGCGGGGGTGGGAACTGACAACATCGACAAAGCGGCTGCTACCAGAGCCGGCATCGTGGTCATGAATACCCCGGCCGGTAACACCCTTAGTACGGCCGAGCATACGGTCGCGCTGATGTTGGCCCTCTCGCGGAATGTCGCGCCCGCTTACCAGAGCCTAATCGAAGGGCGTTGGGACCGCGGCAAGTTTATGGGTACTCAGGTAGCCGGTAAAACGCTTGGTGTGATTGGTCTTGGACGCATTGGCTTGGCAGTGGCCGAGCGGGCGCAGGGGCTCGAGATGAACATCCTGGGGTACGACCCGTTCATGACCGAAGAGCGCGCCCAGTCGCTGGGGATCGAACTGGTGAAGACCGTGGATGAGATACTGCCTCGCATCGACTATCTCACGGTTCATACTCCACTGACCGAAGAGACTCGCAATCTGGTCGATATGGAGCAGCTCGAGATCATCAAGCCCGGCGCTCGCCTCATCAACTGCGCTCGCGGCGGCATCTACAACGAAGCGGCTCTGGCGGCCGGCCTGGAATCGGGCAAGCTGGCCGGTGTGGCCCTGGATGTCTATCCCGAGGAGCCTTGTACCGAGAATCCGCTGTTTGGCATGCCCGGCGTCGTTTGCACTCCTCACTTGGGTGCGAGCACCGAAGAGGCTCAAACTTCGGTGGCCACCGAAGCGGTGGAGTTGCTCACCGCCTTCTTGACGACGGGTGCTATTCGCCACGCGGTGAATGTTACCCCGCTCGATCCGAAGACCCTCGAATCGCTCCGCGGCTATCTCGATGTGGCCTATCGATTGGGACGTTTGGCTGCTTGCGTTCAACCCAGCGGGCTCTCCTCGTGTCATCTGATGTACCGTGGCGAGATTGCTGGCAAGGACACCAAGCTGCTGACTTCGGCCTTCTCGGCCGGTCTGCTCGAAGGAGCCATGGACGAGCCAGTGAATCTGGTAAACGCCGAAGTGGTGTTGCACGACCGCGGGATCGAGCTTGTCGAAGAGTCGAACAGCGACATGGGAGCCTTTCGGGCATCGATGTCGCTGGAACTCTTCGCTGGCGATAGGTGCCAAAAGTTTACCGGTGCTCTGTTCGGTAAAGAAATGCCACGTTTGGTGGCTGTCGACGGGCAACGCCTCGAAGCTTACCTGGATGGTTCGATGCTCATCTTCCACCATCACGACCTACCGGGCGTGATTGGTTCGGTGGGGACCATTTTCGGCGAGCATGGGGTGAACATTGCCCAGATGGCAGTCGGTCGTACTGCACCCGGCGGTCAGGCCGTTGGTGTGCTGAATCTCGACGGGGCTCCCTCCGACGAAGCGATTGCCGCCATCGAAGCACTTCCGCAAGTCACGTGTGCCAAGGCGGTGAATCTACCTGCTGCCGGCGAGTTGCCTCACTGGTTGAGCTAG
- a CDS encoding RNA polymerase sigma factor produces the protein MNTSDRINDELLVIRAQQGSEQAVTELVERWQHRLWRFAWRMTDDEQAAWDVLQEAWIVMSRTIGQLEVPAAFPAWAYRITSNKARDWIRRRQTRRRADHIYSSSRTEVDPDPVDRIDQFEDLTQALAALPGSDRAILSLYYEDGFSVSQIANILEVAAGTVKSRLHYARRRLRRSLSEVHDE, from the coding sequence ATGAACACAAGTGACCGAATTAACGACGAACTACTCGTGATTCGGGCTCAGCAAGGTTCGGAGCAAGCGGTAACCGAACTGGTCGAGCGGTGGCAACACCGACTATGGCGATTTGCCTGGCGTATGACTGACGACGAGCAGGCGGCCTGGGACGTACTCCAGGAAGCTTGGATTGTCATGAGTCGCACGATCGGCCAGTTGGAGGTGCCCGCTGCTTTTCCTGCCTGGGCCTATCGAATCACCAGCAACAAGGCGCGGGATTGGATCCGCCGGCGCCAGACGCGTCGTCGCGCCGATCACATTTACAGTTCATCGCGAACAGAAGTTGATCCCGATCCAGTGGATCGGATCGATCAGTTCGAAGACTTAACTCAAGCCTTGGCCGCTTTGCCGGGCAGCGACCGCGCAATCTTGTCGTTGTACTACGAAGATGGGTTCAGCGTTTCGCAGATTGCCAACATTTTGGAAGTCGCCGCTGGCACGGTGAAATCAAGACTACATTACGCCCGACGCCGACTGCGTCGTTCTCTTAGCGAGGTGCATGATGAGTGA
- the serC gene encoding 3-phosphoserine/phosphohydroxythreonine transaminase — MSTRNYNFSAGPATLPLSVLEKIQSEMLSLPGVGASVIEISHRSGPFLEIAGAAEANLRKLMQIPDDYAVLFLQGGSRLQFSMVPMNLLTDEKKSADYIITGSWGKNASQEAVKEGGVRKAWDGSDTSYTRLPAASELDLDSNAAFVHITSNETIQGVQFAAEPEVGDVPLVCDASSDVMHKPVDIKKYGLIYACAQKNAGPAGLTVVIMRKDLLERSKDSLPGYLNYKTHADADSMWNTPATFGIYVLKLVTDWLIDEIGGLEKMHEQNKLKAAMLYEVLDAYPEFYQGHAAVDCRSLMNVTFRLPSDELSAEFISAAKAQQLTDLKGHRSVGGIRASIYNAMPVAGVETLRDFMKDFASKKA, encoded by the coding sequence ATGAGCACTCGAAATTACAATTTTTCCGCCGGCCCCGCCACGCTCCCCCTGAGCGTTTTGGAGAAGATTCAGTCAGAAATGCTCTCACTTCCCGGTGTGGGAGCGAGCGTCATCGAAATAAGCCACCGAAGTGGTCCCTTTTTGGAGATCGCTGGAGCGGCTGAGGCGAACCTGCGTAAATTGATGCAGATTCCCGACGATTACGCTGTTTTGTTCCTGCAAGGCGGTAGCCGACTGCAGTTCTCCATGGTGCCGATGAATCTGCTGACCGACGAAAAGAAGTCGGCCGATTACATCATCACCGGAAGTTGGGGCAAAAATGCGTCGCAGGAAGCCGTAAAAGAAGGTGGTGTCCGCAAAGCCTGGGATGGTAGCGATACCAGCTACACCCGTTTGCCGGCGGCCAGCGAGTTGGATCTCGATTCGAACGCTGCGTTTGTGCACATTACTTCGAACGAGACAATTCAAGGTGTGCAATTCGCTGCAGAGCCGGAAGTTGGCGACGTTCCACTGGTGTGTGATGCTTCGAGCGACGTGATGCACAAACCGGTTGATATCAAGAAATACGGCCTGATCTACGCTTGTGCCCAGAAAAATGCTGGACCGGCTGGTCTGACCGTCGTGATTATGCGGAAAGATCTGCTAGAACGTTCGAAAGATAGCTTGCCTGGCTATCTCAATTACAAGACGCACGCCGATGCCGACTCGATGTGGAACACACCTGCCACGTTTGGCATTTACGTGTTGAAGCTGGTGACTGACTGGTTGATCGACGAAATCGGCGGCCTGGAAAAAATGCACGAGCAAAATAAGCTCAAGGCGGCCATGCTGTACGAAGTGCTCGACGCGTATCCCGAGTTCTACCAAGGCCATGCTGCGGTCGATTGTCGCTCGTTGATGAACGTGACATTCCGGTTGCCTTCTGACGAACTAAGTGCCGAGTTCATTAGTGCGGCGAAGGCTCAGCAACTCACCGACCTGAAGGGGCATCGCTCGGTAGGCGGTATCCGTGCTTCGATTTACAACGCCATGCCGGTGGCTGGTGTAGAAACGTTGCGCGACTTCATGAAGGATTTCGCCAGCAAAAAGGCGTAG
- a CDS encoding DUF6768 family protein — MMSEHDDTLRQALMENSQLREEREATLREAATQEYAGHVRKVERIYWVYAIICVALGVAAINFFARSYDMKTLIGCAVGILVLYETTVLMKLWYATSRLKMDVLKEMKLLRLEMARLQQASGIEHPMDPQTKYEPTRGASPWERRVWIIGCVMVAMVVSTWTSQAWQLGGGEIKSIATVTLSPDGTAEKRIESVRQYSSYYRPTSFTIYTPETSQLRVVDINGNDLPITTSAMHGQRRCEVTLTDAAFVDGAVRYTEIVTTPQAATLDDGVWTYTDGIRHAGGDRDYSITILTPVGATEVSTDPQVSLEVNGQQRTKAVFAGIAEDDRQYLFHVKYRLPGGESE, encoded by the coding sequence ATGATGAGTGAGCATGACGATACCCTGCGACAAGCGTTGATGGAAAATAGCCAATTGCGGGAAGAACGAGAAGCTACATTGCGCGAAGCAGCCACCCAAGAATACGCAGGCCACGTTCGCAAAGTGGAACGCATCTATTGGGTATACGCGATCATCTGTGTTGCCCTGGGAGTAGCCGCGATCAACTTCTTCGCGAGAAGCTACGACATGAAGACTTTGATTGGTTGTGCGGTGGGCATTCTGGTGCTCTACGAAACCACGGTGCTAATGAAGTTGTGGTACGCGACTAGTCGCCTGAAAATGGATGTACTTAAGGAAATGAAACTCCTTCGGCTCGAGATGGCTCGCTTGCAGCAGGCGTCTGGAATCGAGCATCCGATGGACCCACAAACGAAGTACGAACCGACTCGCGGTGCTTCGCCATGGGAACGCCGAGTTTGGATTATCGGTTGCGTAATGGTGGCCATGGTAGTATCGACTTGGACATCACAGGCATGGCAGTTAGGCGGCGGAGAAATCAAGAGTATTGCAACGGTTACGCTATCCCCCGATGGAACCGCCGAGAAACGCATTGAGTCGGTTCGGCAATATAGCAGTTACTATCGACCGACCAGCTTTACCATTTATACGCCCGAAACCAGTCAGTTACGGGTCGTCGACATCAATGGCAACGACCTGCCAATCACCACTTCGGCCATGCATGGTCAGCGTCGGTGCGAAGTCACACTAACCGATGCGGCATTTGTCGACGGGGCGGTTCGCTACACGGAGATAGTCACTACTCCCCAGGCGGCAACCCTCGATGATGGAGTGTGGACCTACACCGATGGGATCCGGCATGCTGGTGGGGACCGCGATTACTCCATAACCATCCTCACCCCCGTTGGAGCCACGGAGGTGTCGACCGATCCTCAAGTAAGTCTCGAGGTAAATGGTCAACAGCGAACCAAAGCTGTTTTT
- a CDS encoding chloride channel protein, with protein sequence MTQIASQLFNQVRTWWTSLSHRGAIEGQALLVFLAAFCGLLAGYGAVIFTFIIEFVTSHTYGGAVNRMSESQWWGLAVLVSPAIGILAVAAITRRWAPAAQSHGVPEVICSVARHDGVIPPRVGFIKVIASGLTIGMGGAVGREGPIVQIGATLGSVFGQKFRLSARNIKLLVAAGAGAGISATFHAPLAGVIFASEIILGDFAVQSLTPIVIACVIADIVQVHVGEHRFEPAFQDLNYDFGGAWLQLPSFLLLGLIAGLVAVGFIKLLYWIEDVCREWLPVWWKRAIVIGLLIGAAGVLYPHVPPHLSDVRATEMAEGEQPMPPLLGVGYGVVDHALHLQPTKAGVDPDLPHYTPDKQVLVAPNQMIQEFIWLLPLVFLKPLVTSLTLGGGGSGGVFAPSLYIGATLGACIGIVMQWILPEYTPSPGMYAIVGMGAVVAGTTHGTLSAILIVYEMTGRYEIILPIMAAAGLSSLVASMMEPDSIYYKKLTRRGDIIARGHDLHALDHIMVRDVMVRVFPSLKHTDTVPEIVRIARENPDIESLPVNDEEGKLIGIIRAEDLHRVLDSDISPHLVNAEDIALRAPISVEPSENLIEALRDFGTRDVETLPVEVGKGANRRLVGLLLRSDVMSRYRQEMLNGH encoded by the coding sequence ATGACACAGATTGCCAGCCAATTGTTCAATCAAGTTCGCACCTGGTGGACCTCCTTAAGCCATCGAGGGGCGATTGAGGGACAAGCGTTATTAGTTTTCTTAGCCGCATTTTGCGGTTTGCTGGCTGGCTATGGTGCCGTGATATTCACGTTCATCATCGAATTTGTTACCAGCCACACCTACGGCGGCGCTGTTAACCGCATGTCAGAATCCCAATGGTGGGGCTTGGCAGTGCTAGTGAGTCCGGCCATTGGTATTCTGGCCGTGGCTGCCATTACACGACGGTGGGCTCCTGCGGCTCAAAGCCATGGCGTGCCGGAAGTTATCTGCTCTGTTGCTCGACACGACGGAGTGATCCCCCCTCGCGTGGGGTTCATCAAAGTCATTGCCAGCGGGCTCACCATCGGTATGGGTGGAGCCGTGGGCCGCGAAGGGCCTATCGTGCAGATCGGGGCGACGCTTGGGAGCGTTTTTGGGCAGAAGTTTCGGCTCTCGGCCCGCAATATCAAGTTGCTTGTTGCCGCCGGTGCAGGCGCAGGCATCAGCGCTACCTTCCATGCTCCACTGGCGGGAGTGATTTTTGCCAGCGAGATTATCCTCGGCGACTTCGCTGTGCAGTCGCTCACGCCGATTGTGATCGCTTGCGTGATCGCTGATATCGTTCAAGTGCATGTCGGCGAACACCGCTTCGAGCCCGCCTTTCAGGATCTGAATTACGACTTCGGCGGCGCCTGGCTGCAGTTACCTTCGTTCTTGTTGCTTGGGCTCATCGCCGGATTGGTGGCCGTTGGCTTCATCAAACTTCTGTACTGGATCGAAGATGTATGCCGCGAATGGCTGCCGGTTTGGTGGAAACGTGCCATCGTCATTGGTCTTCTGATCGGTGCCGCGGGCGTGTTGTATCCCCATGTCCCACCTCATTTATCGGATGTTCGTGCGACCGAAATGGCAGAGGGTGAGCAACCGATGCCTCCGCTGTTAGGGGTAGGCTACGGGGTGGTGGATCATGCATTACATTTGCAGCCGACGAAAGCAGGGGTTGATCCAGATCTGCCTCACTACACACCCGATAAACAAGTACTTGTCGCCCCCAATCAGATGATTCAAGAGTTCATTTGGTTGTTGCCGCTGGTGTTCCTGAAGCCGCTAGTCACCAGCCTTACGCTCGGCGGTGGTGGATCGGGCGGTGTGTTTGCGCCGTCCCTGTACATCGGTGCGACGCTGGGTGCCTGCATCGGCATTGTCATGCAGTGGATCCTCCCCGAGTACACCCCCTCGCCCGGTATGTATGCCATTGTCGGCATGGGGGCCGTCGTCGCAGGTACTACGCACGGTACGCTCTCAGCAATCTTAATTGTGTATGAGATGACCGGCCGATACGAGATTATTCTGCCCATCATGGCGGCAGCCGGATTGTCGAGCCTTGTCGCCAGCATGATGGAACCCGACAGCATCTACTACAAGAAGCTGACCCGCCGGGGCGATATAATTGCTCGCGGTCACGACTTGCACGCGCTCGATCACATCATGGTCCGCGACGTGATGGTCCGTGTTTTCCCATCGCTCAAGCACACCGACACGGTACCCGAAATCGTAAGAATTGCCCGCGAAAACCCCGATATTGAGAGCCTTCCCGTCAACGACGAAGAAGGCAAACTCATCGGCATCATCCGCGCGGAAGATCTACACCGAGTGCTCGATAGCGACATCTCGCCACACCTGGTGAACGCCGAAGATATCGCGCTTCGCGCGCCGATCTCGGTGGAGCCCTCCGAAAACCTCATCGAAGCGTTACGCGACTTTGGCACAAGAGATGTCGAAACGTTGCCTGTTGAGGTCGGCAAGGGTGCTAATCGTCGCCTGGTAGGATTGCTACTTCGTAGCGATGTGATGTCGCGGTATCGTCAAGAGATGCTCAACGGGCATTAA